A window of Fragaria vesca subsp. vesca linkage group LG7, FraVesHawaii_1.0, whole genome shotgun sequence contains these coding sequences:
- the LOC101301828 gene encoding uncharacterized protein LOC101301828, with the protein MKSRVGSLFKLCIVFPVSCNRSPMPKSSLPSCLSFVHTTFSTVCLTQEESIVEDTFDQPKTSAEVLEKWGCCEADISQLFKRRPALRKADLNQLQYKLNLLSELGITAPDLLKIIDCRPRLLSLRIDHCFDERHKFFMKIFGSRELLVKAIVRNPSLLIYDFHNKVKPTIALYEGMGLSREELVPMLLSRPTLIPRTVFNDEKVEYIQKTGLSNKSRMYKYVVTLIGISRLETISERISNFEKFGFSEDEIFSLMGRSPLVFFLSVDKVQRNMTFVLGQMKLPATVILAHPFLLYMNLETALKPRVCLAGKIEDMGLDEQIKGPKLLTALRMTEKRFVKAFINCHPKDVADQLMEYYTKAKGVKRLAEASKKKSNEGFPY; encoded by the coding sequence ATGAAATCTAGAGTTGGTTCTCTATTCAAGCTCTGCATAGTGTTTCCTGTGTCGTGCAATCGCTCTCCTATGCCCAAATCTTCTCTCCCATCCTGTTTAAGTTTCGTGCACACCACCTTTTCGACAGTTTGCCTCACCCAGGAAGAAAGCATAGTTGAAGACACTTTTGACCAGCCAAAGACATCTGCAGAAGTTCTGGAGAAATGGGGTTGTTGTGAAGCTGACATATCGCAGCTGTTCAAGCGGCGGCCTGCTTTAAGGAAAGCTGACCTTAACCAGCTTCAGTACAAGCTAAACCTTCTTAGTGAACTGGGTATCACTGCGCCTGATCTTTTGAAGATCATCGACTGTCGCCCCCGGTTATTGAGTCTTCGCATTGATCATTGCTTTGATGAGCGGCATAAGTTCTTTATGAAAATATTTGGGTCTAGGGAACTGCTTGTCAAAGCCATTGTAAGGAACCCGTCTCTCTTGATTTATGACTTCCATAATAAGGTCAAGCCGACCATTGCTCTTTATGAGGGAATGGGTCTAAGCCGAGAGGAGTTGGTCCCAATGCTACTATCGAGGCCGACATTGATCCCTAGAACTGTATTTAACGATGAGAAGGTGGAGTATATACAGAAAACTGGACTTTCGAATAAGTCCAGGATGTATAAGTATGTTGTAACACTCATTGGCATTTCACGCCTTGAAACTATCAGTGAGAGAATATCAAATTTTGAAAAGTTTGGTTTCTCAGAAGATGAGATCTTCAGCCTTATGGGAAGGTCTCCCTTAGTGTTTTTCCTTTCGGTGGATAAGGTTCAGAGGAACATGACTTTCGTGTTAGGACAAATGAAACTTCCTGCTACAGTGATTCTTGCGCACCCGTTTTTGCTGTACATGAATCTGGAGACTGCTTTGAAGCCACGAGTATGTCTTGCAGGAAAAATCGAGGATATGGGTCTTGATGAGCAAATTAAAGGACCTAAGTTGCTGACGGCATTGAGAATGACAGAGAAGAGATTTGTGAAGGCATTCATTAATTGTCACCCGAAGGATGTTGCTGATCAATTGATGGAGTACTATACAAAAGCAAAGGGTGTGAAGCGATTGGCAGAAGCCTCAAAGAAGAAATCGAATGAAGGATTTCCTTACTAA
- the LOC101310546 gene encoding peptide transporter PTR2-like, producing the protein MSSHEDERALLEDTLLQNDGSGQNTKDGSVDSKGKPALKNKTGQWKACSFVLGTFFCERLAFYGISTNLVNYLLDTLHEGTVDAATAVTNWKGTCYLTPLIGAIIADTYWGRYWTIASFTIVYLIGMGTLTLSASVPALEPAACVDSVCPKATTAQYAVFIAGLYLIALGTGGIKPCIWPFGADQFDDSDPQERVKKGSYFNWFYFSQNIGAIIASSLLVWIQDDVGWGIGFGIPTAVMGVCIASLFLGTSLYRFQKPGGSPLTRICQVLVASFHKRNLKVTDDSLLYETQDISSAIAGSRKLEHSNELRCLDKAALVSDAEIECGDFSNPWRLCTVTQVEELKILIRMFPILATGIVFSAVYAQMSTLFVVQGKLMDRVVGSVTIPAASLSFFNSVSVIIWVPIYDTIIIPIVKKYTGKERGFSQLERMGIGLFVSILCMSAAAVVEIKRLQLVRELGLVDEEVAVPLSILWQIPQYFLLGAAEVFTFVGQHEFFYEQAPDAMRSLCSALSLLTNSLGSYLSSLILTIVTSITTQGGSPGWIPDNLNEGHLDYFYWLLAGLSLLNLLVYMVFSRRYKEKKAA; encoded by the exons ATGAGTTCTCATGAGGATGAAAGAGCTCTTTTAGAAGATACGCTTTTGCAG AATGATGGCAGCGGACAGAACACTAAAGACGGTTCAGTTGACAGCAAGGGAAAGCCTGCCCTTAAAAATAAAACTGGCCAGTGGAAAGCATGCTCCTTTGTTCTTG GTACCTTTTTCTGTGAAAGATTGGCCTTCTATGGGATTTCTACCAATCTTGTCAATTATCTTCTTGACACACTACATGAAGGAACTGTCGATGCTGCAACAGCTGTTACCAATTGGAAAGGAACTTGCTATCTTACACCTCTCATTGGGGCCATCATAGCTGATACTTATTGGGGAAGATATTGGACAATCGCCAGTTTCACTATCGTCTACTTGATT GGAATGGGTACTTTGACTCTATCGGCATCAGTTCCTGCGCTTGAGCCTGCTGCATGTGTCGATTCTGTATGCCCCAAAGCTACAACTGCACAATATGCTGTATTCATTGCTGGACTATATCTCATTGCATTAGGGACTGGAGGCATCAAACCTTGTATATGGCCTTTTGGGGCGGATCAGTTTGATGATTCCGATCCCCAGGAAAGAGTGAAGAAGGGGTCCTATTTCAACTGGTTCTACTTTTCTCAAAACATCGGCGCTATTATAGCAAGCAGTTTACTGGTGTGGATTCAGGACGATGTTGGGTGGGGAATTGGATTTGGAATCCCTACTGCGGTTATGGGAGTTTGCATTGCAAGTTTATTTTTAGGTACTTCACTGTACCGATTTCAGAAACCAGGCGGCAGTCCTCTTACAAGAATATGCCAGGTTTTGGTTGCATCATTCCATAAAAGAAATCTGAAGGTGACTGATGATAGCCTCCTTTATGAAACACAAGACATTAGCTCTGCCATTGCGGGGAGTCGTAAACTGGAGCACAGCAATGAGCTGAG GTGCCTAGATAAAGCTGCTTTGGTGTCAGATGCTGAGATTGAATGTGGGGACTTCTCAAATCCATGGAGGCTTTGTACTGTTACACAGGTAGAGGAATTGAAGATTTTGATTCGCATGTTTCCAATCTTGGCAACAGGAATTGTGTTTTCTGCCGTTTATGCCCAAATGTCTACATTGTTTGTGGTACAAGGCAAGCTGATGGACAGAGTTGTTGGCTCTGTCACCATTCCTGCAGCATCTCTCTCATTTTTTAATTCTGTAAGTGTTATCATCTGGGTCCCTATCTACGACACGATAATCATTCCAATCGTCAAGAAGTATACAGGCAAGGAGAGGGGTTTCTCACAGTTGGAACGCATGGGAATCGGGCTCTTTGTATCGATTCTATGCATGTCAGCTGCTGCAGTGGTAGAGATTAAGCGATTGCAGCTTGTCAGGGAGCTTGGCTTGGTTGATGAAGAGGTTGCTGTACCGCTTAGCATACTTTGGCAAATTCCACAATATTTTTTGTTAGGCGCTGCTGAGGTTTTCACCTTTGTTGGGCAGCATGAGTTCTTCTATGAGCAAGCGCCGGATGCCATGAGGAGTTTGTGCAGTGCATTGTCTCTTTTGACAAATTCATTGGGGAGTTACCTCAGCTCTCTCATTCTGACAATCGTCACCTCGATCACTACACAGGGAGGGAGTCCAGGATGGATTCCAGACAACTTGAATGAAGGCCATCTTGATTATTTCTACTGGCTTTTGGCTGGACTCAGCCTCCTCAATTTGCTGGTATACATGGTCTTTTCCAGAAGGTACAAGGAGAAGAAAGCTGCTTAA
- the LOC101310829 gene encoding pentatricopeptide repeat-containing protein At3g20730-like, with translation MQSLWKRSHLQEALRLGQSYPTHLDHYYCLYMKILQLCIDERVERPGLLAHTHMITNGFASNLNLNTKLINFYCKFGRVVTAGKVFDRMPERNVVSWTSMVSGYAQSGNYEKALGVFLEMRRAGVRANQFGYGSALKACTGLRALGVGVQIQGCVLKGRFGENLFVRSALVDFHAKCGKMEDACCVFEAMSERDLVSWNAIIGGYAVQGFGEDSLRMFQKMMREGMVPDCFTFGSVLRGLAGDSGLVRISQMHGLMMQLGFGSHRSLSGSLINAYAKCGKVESAHRIYRSMIKKDIMCSTALINGYAREGNYSGGVLDLFKEMIVMNMRLDGVILCSMLNICANVASLIFGRQIHALVFKHQPSLDVALGNALVDMYAKCGEIEDANHAFDEMEEKNVVSWTSLISGYGRNGHGHKAIALYREMEREGLKPNDVTFLSLLFACSHSGLTDEGWECFSSMYSKYNIMPRAKHFSCLVDLHARAGLLEDAHNLIRHMNIKPNASLWGAILGACSNYGNKSLGEVAAMHLYDIDPEKSVNYVVLGSIYAASGAWDNALETRGLVDNRSMKKEPAHSLLQSTANKPLLFQPS, from the exons ATGCAATCATTGTGGAAAAGGAGTCACCTTCAAGAAGCTCTGAGACTTGGTCAATCGTACCCAACTCACTTGGATCATTACTATTGCTTGTACATGAAGATTCTGCAGCTCTGCATCGATGAACGAGTAGAAAGACCCGGTCTTTTGGCTCACACCCATATGATAACAAATGGGTTTGCTTCTAATTTGAATTTGAACACCAAATTAATAAACTTTTATTGCAAGTTTGGGCGTGTAGTCACTGCAGGCAAGGTGTTCGATAGAATGCCTGAGAGAAATGTTGTGTCTTGGACCTCTATGGTTTCTGGGTATGCTCAGAGTGGAAACTATGAGAAAGCTTTGGGGGTATTTTTGGAAATGCGTAGAGCGGGGGTGAGGGCTAATCAGTTTGGGTATGGGAGTGCATTGAAGGCATGCACTGGTTTGAGGGCATTGGGAGTAGGGGTGCAGATACAGGGGTGTGTTTTGAAAGGAAGGTTTGGTGAGAACTTGTTTGTGAGAAGTGCACTAGTTGATTTTCATGCCAAGTGTGGGAAGATGGAAGATGCTTGTTGTGTTTTTGAGGCAATGTCTGAGAGGGACTTGGTTTCTTGGAATGCAATCATTGGAGGGTATGCTGTTCAGGGTTTTGGTGAGGACTCGTTGCGTATGTTTCAGAAAATGATGAGGGAAG GTATGGTTCCTGATTGCTTCACATTCGGGAGTGTTTTGAGAGGCTTGGCCGGAGATAGTGGTTTGGTGAGGATTAGTCAAATGCATGGGTTGATGATGCAACTGGGTTTTGGATCACACAGAAGTTTAAGTGGATCGCTAATCAACGCATATGCAAAATGTGGGAAGGTAGAGTCTGCTCATAGAATATACAGGAGTATGATAAAAAAGGACATTATGTGCTCCACTGCACTAATTAATGGATATGCACGAGAAGGTAACTACAGCGGAGGTGTGTTAGATCTCTTCAAAGAAATGATTGTTATGAACATGAGACTGGATGGTGTCATACTATGCTCCATGCTTAATATATGTGCAAATGTTGCTTCATTGATTTTTGGAAGACAAATCCATGCACTTGTGTTTAAACACCAACCTTCTCTTGACGTGGCCTTGGGGAATGCTCTTGTTGATATGTATGCAAAATGCGGAGAAATTGAAGATGCTAACCATGCTTTTGATGAGATGGAGGAAAAAAATGTAGTTTCATGGACGTCACTGATTTCTGGATATGGAAGGAACGGCCATGGACATAAAGCGATTGCATTATATAGAGAGATGGAGCGTGAGGGATTGAAGCCTAATGATGTTACATTCTTGTCTCTTCTCTTTGCTTGTAGCCATAGTGGATTGACAGATGAAGGATGGGAATGCTTCAGTTCTATGTATAGCAAATATAACATCATGCCTCGAGCTAAGCATTTCTCCTGCTTGGTAGATCTTCATGCACGTGCAGGTTTGCTAGAAGATGCTCATAATTTGATACGGCACATGAATATTAAGCCTAATGCTTCACTTTGGGGAGCCATTCTTGGGGCATGTAGCAACTATGGTAATAAGTCACTTGGGGAAGTGGCAGCAATGCATCTTTATGATATTGATCCAGAGAAATCAGTTAACTATGTTGTTCTTGGAAGCATCTATGCCGCATCTGGTGCTTGGGACAATGCCTTGGAGACACGAGGTCTGGTAGATAACAGGAGTATGAAAAAGGAACCAGCACACAGCCTTTTACAGTCCACAGCTAATAAACCGTTGCTTTTCCAGCCATCGTAA
- the LOC101302120 gene encoding G-type lectin S-receptor-like serine/threonine-protein kinase B120-like gives MACSHNLILFIFLSSLWSSCNGAMHILEPGDSLDSSSSLVSANGKFTLSFHRYDDAASLSYLVSKYNASHDYAWVANRYTPVLYPFGILTLDRNNTLKITQKDGDPVVLYSADSGTIIGDVVATLMDDGNFVLQELSSDGSAKRVLWQSFDYPGDVLLPGMKLGVNRSTGHNWSLSCWLTEKSAVPGPFTLDWDPDGKELQIRRRGVVYWSSGVFRDGSLENIKQKRYKFSIVSNENEDYFSYSAVDRNARPEWLLTTIGRLYDFDGSMDIAKADSCYGYSTDGGCQIWDQPTECRRFGDVFEQENGYFNPTGSSGASVTSTSDSNTSLSISDCKAACWADCNCRGFIFLNANQTGCRYWTGNLKFIADSAGYSSSVVYFLTKKSASSRSRKWIWTGAAIVTALLVMVLCILCCLLRRKLILSGENKRKIDEQKLLRLRGSDISTDVHGIQHDGSMGHDLRAFSYESVMAATDNFSLQNKLGEGGFGPVYKGKMPTGQVIAVKTLSSCSGQGEVEFKNELILISELQHTNLVQLFGFCIHGKERMLIYEYMPNKGLDCILFDSTRCMLLDWKKRFNIIEGIAQGLLYLHKYSRLKVIHRDLKASNILLDENMNPKISDFGTARSFMLNEVEANTGRIVGTHGYMSPEYAMQGIFSGKSDVFSFGVLMLEIAWELWQEGAGLELMDTTLSDSCVENQFLRCIHVGLLCVEEDPELRPTMSDAISMLTNESLPLPIPTRPMARAADLICLMFVWSLWSAACNGATNTLKPGDSLVSDSSLVSASGKFTMNFRVYDHEANLSYLVIKYNASHNYAWVGNRETPILYPFGVLTLDRNNTLKITHRDGDAVVLYSAESGTVSGDVVATLTDDGNFVLQELSSDGSVKRVLWQSFDYPGDVLLPGMKLGVNRSNGHNWSLSCWLTERSAVPGPFTLDWDPDGKQLKIKRRGVVYWSSGVFRDGNFENIKHKRYNFSIVSKENENYFSYSAVDEDAISEWLLTTIGRLKDFDGLLDIAKADDCYGYNTEEGCQIWDQPTKCGRFGNIFEQENGYFNPADSSGSPTTSTTDPNTSLSISDCKAACWADCNCCGFIFLNANQTGCRYWIGNLKFVPDSTGYSSQIVYFLTTKSADSSSHKWIWIGTAIGTSVFLMVFCIICCLLRRRKLSLFGKNKAKIDEKDLLDLRGYDISTDAHGIQNDGSMGHDLRAFSYESVTAATDYFSFQNKLGEGGFGPVYKGKLASGREVAIKRLSRGSVQGISEFKNELILISELQHTNLVQLLGYCIHGVERMLVYEYLPNKSLDYILFDSTRGMLLDWNRRFNIIEGIAQGLLYLHKYSRLKVIHRDLKASNILLDEDMNPKISDFGMARIFTVNEVEANTNRIVGTYGYMSPEYAMEGIFSGKSDVFSFGVLMLEIISGRRNNSFHNAHRALNLVGYTWELWKEGAGLDLMDPRLSGSCNEDQLLRCIHVGLLCVEEDADHRPTMSDAISMLTNESLPLPTPTKPAFFPVRHVAETDASGSKSEISSTDFTNSFVMGR, from the exons ATGGCGTGCAGTCATAACTTGATTTTGTTTATCTTTTTGTCAAGCTTGTGGAGTAGTTGCAATGGTGCAATGCACATACTGGAACCAGGTGACTCTCTCGATTCTTCAAGCTCCTTGGTTTCTGCAAATGGGAAGTTCACTTTGAGTTTTCATAGATATGATGATGCTGCAAGCTTGAGCTACCTAGTTTCGAAGTATAATGCGAGTCATGATTATGCTTGGGTTGCAAATAGATACACTCCTGTTTTATATCCTTTTGGAATTCTTACGTTGGACAGGAACAACACATTGAAAATCACTCAGAAAGATGGTGATCCTGTGGTGCTTTACTCTGCTGACTCAGGAACTATCATTGGTGATGTTGTGGCTACTCTTATGGATGATGGTAATTTTGTGCTACAAGAATTGAGCTCTGATGGATCGGCAAAGAGGGTTTTGTGGCAGAGTTTTGATTATCCAGGAGATGTGCTTCTGCCAGGTATGAAATTAGGGGTTAACCGTAGTACTGGCCACAATTGGTCACTCTCATGCTGGTTAACTGAGAAAAGTGCAGTGCCAGGACCTTTCACTCTTGATTGGGACCCTGATGGAAAAGAATTGCAAATTAGGAGACGAGGGGTAGTTTATTGGAGCAGTGGAGTCTTCAGAGATGGGAGTTTGGAAAATATTAAGCAGAAGAGGTATAAGTTCAGCATTGTTTCAAATGAGAATGAAGACTATTTCAGTTACTCTGCTGTTGATCGAAATGCTAGACCAGAATGGCTGCTAACCACAATAGGGAGACTATATGACTTTGATGGATCAATGGATATTGCAAAAGCGGATTCATGTTATGGATATAGCACTGATGGAGGATGCCAGATTTGGGACCAGCCAACTGAGTGTAGGCGTTTTGGGGATGTTTTTGAGCAAGAAAATGGGTACTTCAATCCGACTGGTTCCAGTGGTGCAAGTGTAACATCTACCAGTGATTCAAACACAAGTCTCAGTATTAGTGATTGTAAGGCTGCTTGTTGGGCAGATTGTAACTGTCGTGGATTCATCTTTCTGAATGCTAATCAGACTGGATGTCGGTATTGGACTGGGAACTTGAAGTTCATAGCAGACAGTGCAGGTTACAGTTCAAGTGTTGTTTACTTTTTAACAAAAAAATCAGCCAGCAGCCGCT CACGTAAGTGGATATGGACTGGTGCTGCTATTGTCACTGCTCTATTGGTAATGGTGCTTTGCATATTATGCTGTCTATTACGAAGAAAACTTATCTTGTCAG GGGAGAACAAGAGAAAGATTGATGAGCAAAAACTACTTCGCTTAAGGGGATCTGATATATCAACTGATGTCCACGGGATTCAGCATGATGGATCCATGGGACATGATTTAAGAGCATTTAGCTATGAATCTGTCATGGCTGCCACGGACAACTTCTCCTTACAGAACAAGCTAGGAGAGGGGGGATTTGGACCTGTTTATAAG GGAAAAATGCCGACTGGTCAAGTTATAGCTGTAAAGACACTTTCAAGTTGTTCAGGGCAAGGGGAAGTAGAGTTTAAGAATGAATTGATACTCATATCTGAACTCCAACATACTAATCTAGTTCAGCTTTTCGGATTTTGCATCCATGGTAAAGAGAGGATGCTGATATACGAGTATATGCCAAACAAGGGTCTGGACTGCATTTTATTTG ATTCAACAAGATGCATGCTACTAGATTGGAAGAAGCGCTTCAATATAATTGAAGGAATCGCCCAAGGATTGCTTTATCTGCACAAGTACTCAAGATTGAAAGTAATTCATAGAGATCTTAAAGCAAGTAACATACTACTTGATGAAAATATGAACCCCAAAATATCTGATTTTGGTACGGCAAGGAGTTTCATGCTCAATGAAGTTGAAGCAAATACTGGGCGGATTGTTGGGACACA TGGTTACATGTCTCCCGAGTATGCTATGCAGGGAATTTTTTCTGGAAAATCTGATGTTTTCAGTTTTGGAGTGTTGATGCTTGAAATC GCTTGGGAGTTATGGCAAGAAGGTGCAGGACTGGAATTGATGGACACAACATTAAGTGATTCGTGTGTTGAAAATCAATTTTTAAGATGCATCCATGTTGGTCTACTATGTGTTGAAGAAGATCCAGAACTTCGGCCAACCATGTCAGATGCCATTTCTATGTTGACAAATGAAAGCCTGCCTTTACCTATACCAACGAGACCG ATGGCTCGCGCTGCGGATTTGATTTGCTTGATGTTTGTGTGGAGCTTGTGGAGTGCTGCTTGTAATGGTGCAACAAACACATTGAAACCAGGTGATAGTTTAGTTTCTGATAGTTCATTAGTTTCTGCAAGTGGGAAGTTCACTATGAATTTTCGTGTTTATGATCATGAGGCAAACTTGAGCTACTTAGTTATAAAGTATAATGCGAGTCATAACTATGCTTGGGTTGGGAATAGAGAAACACCGATTCTGTACCCTTTTGGAGTTCTTACCTTGGACAGGAACAACACATTGAAAATTACTCACAGAGATGGGGATGCAGTGGTGCTTTACTCTGCTGAATCAGGAACTGTCAGTGGTGATGTTGTGGCTACTCTTACGGATGATGGCAATTTTGTGCTACAAGAGTTGAGCTCTGATGGATCGGTGAAGAGGGTTTTGTGGCAGAGTTTCGACTATCCTGGAGATGTGCTTCTGCCAGGTATGAAGTTAGGGGTTAACCGTAGTAATGGCCATAATTGGTCACTCTCGTGCTGGTTAACTGAGAGAAGTGCAGTACCAGGACCTTTCACTCTTGATTGGGACCCTGATGGAAAACAATTGAAAATTAAGCGGCGTGGGGTGGTGTATTGGAGTAGTGGAGTGTTTCGAGATGGGAATTTTGAAAATATTAAGCACAAGAGGTATAATTTTAGTATTGTTTCAAAGGAGAATGAAAACTATTTCAGTTACTCTGCTGTAGATGAAGATGCTATATCAGAATGGCTGCTCACCACAATAGGGCGACTAAAAGACTTTGATGGATTACTTGATATTGCAAAAGCAGATGACTGTTATGGGTATAACACTGAGGAAGGATGCCAGATTTGGGACCAGCCAACTAAGTGTGGGCGCTTTGGTAATATATTTGAGCAAGAAAATGGTTACTTCAATCCGGCAGATTCTAGTGGCTCTCCTACAACATCAACAACAGATCCAAATACAAGTCTCAGCATTAGTGATTGTAAGGCTGCTTGTTGGGCAGATTGTAACTGTTGTGGATTTATCTTTCTGAATGCTAATCAAACTGGATGTCGGTATTGGATTGGAAACTTGAAATTCGTTCCAGACAGCACGGGTTATAGTTCACAGATCGTATATTTTTTAACAACAAAGTCAGCCGATAGCAGTT CACATAAGTGGATATGGATTGGCACTGCTATTGGTACTTCTGTATTTCTAATGGTGTTTTGCATCATCTGCTGTCTATTAAGAAGAAGAAAACTCTCCCTTTTTG GGAAGAACAAGGCAAAGATCGATGAGAAGGACCTGCTTGACTTGAGGGGATATGATATATCAACTGATGCCCACGGAATTCAGAATGATGGATCCATGGGACATGATTTAAGAGCATTTAGCTATGAATCTGTCACGGCTGCAACAGACTACTTCTCCTTTCAAAACAAGCTTGGAGAGGGGGGCTTTGGACCTGTTTATAAG GGAAAATTGGCATCAGGGCGAGAAGTAGCTATAAAGAGACTTTCAAGAGGTTCGGTGCAGGGGATATCGGAGTTTAAAAATGAATTGATACTCATATCTGAACTCCAGCATACTAACCTTGTTCAGCTGTTGGGATATTGCATTCATGGTGTAGAAAGGATGTTAGTATACGAGTATCTTCCAAACAAAAGTTTAGACTACATATTATTTG ATTCAACCAGAGGCATGCTACTAGATTGGAATAGACGTTTCAATATAATTGAAGGAATCGCTCAGGGATTGCTTTATTTGCACAAATACTCAAGATTGAAAGTAATACATAGAGATCTTAAAGCGAGTAACATACTACTTGATGAAGATATGAATCCCAAAATTTCTGATTTTGGTATGGCAAGGATTTTCACAGTTAATGAAGTTGAAGCAAATACTAATCGGATTGTTGGGACGTA TGGTTACATGTCACCTGAGTATGCTATGGAGGGCATTTTTTCGGGAAAATCTGATGTCTTTAGTTTTGGAGTGTTGATGCTTGAAATCATAAGTGGTAGGAGAAACAACAGCTTTCACAATGCTCACCGCGCGCTCAATTTAGTAGGATAT ACATGGGAGCTATGGAAAGAAGGTGCAGGACTAGATTTAATGGATCCAAGGCTAAGCGGTTCGTGTAATGAAGATCAATTGCTAAGATGCATACATGTTGGTCTTTTATGTGTGGAAGAAGATGCAGACCATCGCCCAACCATGTCAGATGCCATATCAATGTTGACCAATGAAAGTTTGCCATTACCTACACCAACAAAGCCAGCATTTTTTCCAGTAAGACATGTGGCTGAAACTGATGCAAGTGGGAGCAAATCAGAAATTTCCTCAACTGACTTCACAAACTCCTTTGTTATGGGCCGATGA
- the LOC101302405 gene encoding G-type lectin S-receptor-like serine/threonine-protein kinase CES101-like: protein MTFHIYDHDYNFTYLAIKYKESHNYAWIANREDLVEYPSGVLTLETNNTLHITRGDDDPVLLYSPDSETINGDVVAVLNDDGNFVVQEVSSKRVLWQSFDYPGDVLLPGMKLGVNRGKGQDWSLSSWLSEKAAVPGPFTLGWDGSQLIIKRRGMVYWTSGVLRDGKFENIKQKKYSYKTVSNENEFSFTYLAADQKATPQWLLTTMGRLQDSDRGDIAKADSFYGYNNKEGCRTWDQPTDCNRTGDVFQQYNGYFNDGGSRTDYPNASLSLSDCKANCWADCQCKGFSFFYTNQTGCKIWSGDRMWNSVETAQVQILYIIWKNRNPTRRQHLIGYGLEFLLAFLYFWWWFASSAVY, encoded by the exons ATGACTTTTCATATTTATGATCATGACTACAATTTTACTTACTTAGCTATAAAGTACAAGGAGAGTCATAACTACGCGTGGATTGCAAATAGAGAAGATCTAGTTGAGTACCCTTCGGGAGTTCTTACATTGGAGACGAACAATACTTTGCACATTACTAGAGGTGATGATGATCCAGTGCTGCTTTACTCTCCCGACTCGGAAACTATCAATGGTGATGTTGTAGCTGTTCTTAATGATGATGGCAATTTTGTGGTACAAGAAGTGAGCTCTAAGAGGGTTTTGTGGCAGAGTTTTGATTATCCTGGAGATGTGCTTCTGCCAGGTATGAAGTTAGGGGTTAACCGTGGTAAAGGCCAGGATTGGTCACTCTCGAGTTGGTTATCTGAGAAAGCTGCAGTTCCAGGACCCTTCACTCTTGGTTGGGATGGAAGCCAGTTGATAATTAAACGGCGAGGGATGGTTTATTGGACCAGTGGAGTGTTACGTGATGGGAAGTTTGAGAATATTAAGCAGAAGAAGTATAGTTATAAAACTGTTTCAAATGAGAATGAATTTTCTTTCACTTACTTAGCTGCAGATCAAAAGGCTACACCACAATGGCTGCTTACCACAATGGGGCGGCTACAAGACTCTGATCGAGGTGATATTGCGAAAGCGGATTCCTTTTATGGGTATAACAATAAGGAAGGATGCCGAACGTGGGATCAGCCAACTGACTGTAACCGTACTGGTGATGTATTCCAGCAATACAATGGTTACTTTAATGATGGAGGCTCTAGAACTGATTATCCGAATGCAAGTCTCAGTCTTAGTGATTGTAAGGCTAATTGTTGGGCAGATTGTCAGTGTAAGGGATTCAGCTTCTTCTATACTAATCAGACTGGATGCAAGATTTGGAGTGGAGATCGGATGTGGAATTCAGTCGAGACAGCGCAAGTTCAAATCTTGTATATTATCTGGAAGAACAGGAACCCGACGAGACGT CAGCATCTGATTGGATATGGATTGGAGTTTCTATTGGCGTTTCTGTACTTTTGGTGGTGGTTTGCATCATCTGCTGTATATTAA